In the Flavobacteriales bacterium TMED191 genome, CCGCTCAAGGAAAAAATTTCGTTTGGGAATATTTAGTACCAGAGGAGGAAGCTCTCAGCGTTGCCGATAGGCTTGGCGACAAATTTTCCTCAGGTTTGCCACTCTTCGGTATCCCATTTTCGGTCAAGGATAATATCCATGTTGAGGGAATGCCGACCTCGGCAAGTTGCCCGGCTTACGCCCATCTTCCGGATGAAACTGCTCCCGTTGTACGACAATTACTGGCTGCTGGGG is a window encoding:
- a CDS encoding allophanate hydrolase (catalyzes the hydrolysis of allophanate); protein product: MTNNTLTSDTTLGIKFLHRGYSRGDWVPRDVIKEVYKRISAQGKNFVWEYLVPEEEALSVADRLGDKFSSGLPLFGIPFSVKDNIHVEGMPTSASCPAYAHLPDETAPVVRQLLAAG